The Elaeis guineensis isolate ETL-2024a chromosome 14, EG11, whole genome shotgun sequence genome has a segment encoding these proteins:
- the LOC105057836 gene encoding protein NRT1/ PTR FAMILY 3.1 codes for MAEDGREKKRKQGGFRTMPFILANEVCDRFATTGFNANKITYLTQQLHMPLVQATNTLTNFGGTSSLTPIIGAMIADSFAGRFWTITVGTIIYQVGMMVLTISAILPALRPPPCSPPQQTCERASSWQLAILYLSLLCTSIGSGGIRPCVVAFGADQFNFDGNAGQKGNFFNLYFFTMGIPVLLALTVVVYVQDNVSWGWGFGIPTIAMSLSVVAFVIGYPLYFKMKPGGSPLTRLTQVLVAAFRKRKLVKPEDPSALYEDKGLDADICITGRLLHTDQLVFLDRAAVAMEGDFGESGQPRLWRLSTVHRVEELKSIIRMIPIWSVGILLVTAASHNYTFTLLQARSMDRHLTPKFQIPPATLSIFTVVTMLLSLAFYDRVFVPVARRFTGNPSGITYLQRMGIGLAISQFANVSAALVETKRKAAAAKHGLLDSPTATVPFSVFWLVPQYAIHGLADAFSSVGHMEFLYDQAPESMRSTAAALFWLAGSIGNYMGTVLVILVNDFTKGEWLQDNINRGKLDYYYWLVTGLQVINLGYYIICAMFYTSKPLEVAKPAAENTPKVVDEEVGAGEVEFSKVET; via the exons ATGGCTGAGGatggaagagaaaagaagaggaagcagGGTGGTTTCAGGACCATGCCATTTATACTAG CAAATGAAGTCTGCGACAGATTTGCCACCACGGGATTCAATGCAAACAAGATCACATACTTAACGCAGCAGCTTCACATGCCTCTGGTTCAGGCCACAAACACTCTCACAAACTTCGGGGGCACGTCAAGCCTGACACCTATCATCGGCGCCATGATCGCCGACTCCTTTGCCGGTCGCTTCTGGACCATAACAGTAGGCACCATCATCTATCAGGTTGGAATGATGGTGCTCACCATATCGGCCATCCTCCCGGCGCTCCGGCCGCCACCCTGTTCCCCTCCTCAACAAACATGCGAACGAGCGTCGTCATGGCAGCTCGCAATTCTCTACCTGTCACTCCTCTGCACATCCATTGGCTCCGGCGGCATCCGTCCCTGTGTCGTGGCCTTCGGGGCCGACCAGTTCAACTTCGATGGGAATGCCGGCCAGAAGGGGAACTTCTTCAACCTTTACTTCTTCACCATGGGGATTCCTGTACTCTTGGCCTTGACTGTGGTGGTGTACGTCCAGGATAATGTGAGCTGGGGCTGGGGCTTTGGCATTCCCACCATTGCCATGAGCCTCTCTGTAGTGGCTTTTGTGATAGGTTATCCTCTCTACTTTAAGATGAAGCCTGGGGGGAGTCCATTGAccaggttgacccaagtcctggtAGCTGCCTTCAGGAAGAGGAAGTTGGTAAAACCTGAGGACCCTAGTGCCCTCTACGAGGATAAGGGGCTGGATGCCGACATCTGTATCACCGGGAGACTACTTCACACCGACCAGCTTGT GTTTTTGGATCGAGCAGCAGTCGCGATGGAGGGCGACTTCGGAGAGTCTGGCCAACCGAGGCTCTGGAGGTTATCGACGGTCCACCGTGTGGAGGAGCTCAAGTCCATCATCCGAATGATCCCCATTTGGTCCGTGGGCATCTTGCTGGTGACTGCAGCCTCCCACAACTACACCTTTACACTCCTACAAGCACGTTCCATGGACCGCCACCTTACCCCCAAGTTTCAAATCCCCCCAGCAACCCTCTCCATCTTCACGGTCGTCACCATGCTCCTCAGCTTAGCCTTCTATGACCGGGTCTTCGTCCCGGTGGCTCGTAGGTTCACCGGAAACCCTTCCGGCATCACATACCTTCAGCGCATGGGCATTGGCTTGGCCATCTCCCAATTTGCCAATGTTTCTGCAGCTCTCGTCGAAACCAAGCGGAAGGCGGCCGCAGCGAAGCACGGGCTGCTGGATTCGCCGACGGCGACCGTTCCGTTCAGTGTCTTCTGGTTGGTGCCTCAGTATGCGATACACGGACTAGCTGATGCCTTCTCGTCTGTGGGACACATGGAGTTTCTCTACGATCAGGCCCCGGAGAGCATGAGAAGCACGGCAGCCGCTCTGTTCTGGCTGGCAGGATCCATTGGGAACTACATGGGGACCGTGCTGGTGATTCTGGTTAATGACTTTACTAAGGGCGAATGGCTTCAGGACAACATCAATAGGGGGAAGTTGGATTACTATTACTGGCTTGTGACCGGACTGCAGGTCATCAACCTTGGGTACTACATCATTTGTGCAATGTTTTATACCTCTAAGCCATTGGAAGTAGCCAAACCTGCTGCTGAGAACACTCCGAAAGTTGTGGACGAGGAAGTTGGTGCCGGAGAAGTGGAGTTCAGCAAAGTGGAAACTTAG
- the LOC140853822 gene encoding uncharacterized protein — MGEEKNFPAGYRFNPTKVELIEQYLKRKVSGKPLPSDIIKEVELYDLRPEVLYERFPNRRIRSRYFFTKFDERFRNKKHRDRKVKNGGRWICSTGDKPVIKNGGRNTGGVYKTLTYFEGNDKSKKTGWIMTEYRLSGESNRHQPPANLESDWLLCEIHYKGNKAKDDEGDDYKEEDKVEDQEEPDCQDQWEEGIGKRKPEPWLADGASTSYSFTCHGGDDQIPLSRGGEVQEADASTSYRFDTCNGGGQIPCSGEEEMQSPCASTSYSFSNCYGDHQTLFDREVQAANESTLYCSNASHGGQHIPLDIEEEVQAVDMSSTYSFSTSHGFLQVPPNMACSMITSNTAGLLPDFTHLPDDMATDIPGSSEVAALLSGDGTGVDRFLPSFGDSNIVTGTGIEDCPLEQAPGPFACDWIIDNPEELEPFIHLIQQDFPNLEEDMAGLPPLTEAASPNNAQLGEKDVSCFYC, encoded by the exons ATGGGAGAGGAAAAGAATTTTCCCGCAGGGTACAGGTTTAATCCCACCAAGGTGGAACTCATCGAGCAGTACCTCAAAAGAAAGGTCTCCGGCAAACCCCTTCCCTCCGACATCATCAAGGAAGTCGAGCTCTATGACCTCCGGCCGGAAGTCCTCTATG AGCGTTTTCCAAATAGGAGGATTCGGAGCCGATACTTCTTCACCAAGTTCGATGAAAGGTTCAGGAACAAAAAGCATAGAGACCGCAAGGTCAAGAATGGTGGCCGCTGGATTTGCAGCACCGGAGACAAGCCCGTTATCAAGAATGGTGGACGAAACACCGGTGGGGTATACAAAACCTTGACCTATTTTGAGGGCAACGACAAGTCTAAGAAGACTGGTTGGATCATGACAGAATATCGTCTTTCCGGGGAATCCAATCGGCATCAGCCACCTGCAAACCTG GAAAGTGATTGGTTGTTGTGCGAGATCCATTATAAAGGGAATAAAGCTAAGGACGATGAGGGTGatgattacaaagaagaagacaaAGTAGAAGATCAGGAGGAGCCGGACTGCCAAGACCAATGGGAGGAGGGCATTGGCAAGAGAAAACCTGAACCATGGCTAGCTGATGGTGCATCTACTTCCTATAGCTTCACTTGCCATGGTGGTGATGATCAAATTCCACTCAGCAGAGGAGGAGAAGTGCAAGAAGCTGATGCATCTACCTCCTATAGATTCGATACTTGCAATGGTGGGGGTCAAATTCCATGCAGTGGAGAAGAAGAAATGCAGTCACCTTGTGCATCTACTTCTTATAGTTTCAGCAATTGCTATGGTGATCATCAAACTCTGTTTGACAGAGAAGTACAGGCAGCCAATGAATCTACTTTATATTGCTCCAATGCTAGCCATGGTGGTCAGCATATTCCATTAGACATAGAAGAAGAGGTGCAGGCAGTTGACATGTCATCTACCTACAGCTTCAGCACGAGTCATGGTTTTTTGCAAGTTCCACCTAATATGGCTTGCAGCATGATCACTAGCAATACTGCAGGTTTGCTACCAGACTTCACACACCTCCCAGATGACATGGCCACGGATATCCCTGGTTCTTCCGAAGTTGCAGCCCTTTTGTCCGGCGATGGCACTGGAGTTGATCGGTTTCTCCCATCATTTGGTGATTCAAATATTGTCACCGGCACTGGCATTGAAGACTGTCCTCTAGAGCAGGCACCTGGTCCTTTTGCTTGTGACTGGATCATAGACAACCCTGAAGAGCTTGAACCTTTTATCCATTTGATTCAACAAGATTTCCCCAACTTGGAGGAGGATATGGCTGGGCTTCCCCCGCTAACTGAAGCTGCTTCACCCAATAATGCTCAACTTGGTGAAAAAGATGTCAGCTGCTTCTACTGCTAG